The sequence below is a genomic window from Anaerocolumna chitinilytica.
GGGACTGACGTTAAGACATATCACATTAATTCTTTTATGTTCCATAAACATTTTGAACCCTATGCGAAAAAGGGAGATCAGGTCATATATCTGTGCTTTTCAACTGGGATTGCCGGAACCTTTAACGCGGCAAATCTTGCGAAGCAGGAATTGTTAGAGGAATATCCGGATTTTGATTTGACTATCATTGATACCAAATGTGCCTCCTTGGGGTTTGGTCTTGCAACGGAAAAAGCATTAAAGCTTGCGGCAAATAATGTAGATAAGAAAACCTTAGTGGAGGCTATTAATTTTTATTGCAGTAACATGGAACATATCTTTACTGTAGAAACACTGGAATACTTATATAAAGGCGGCAGACTCTCCAGAACCTCTGCCATAGCCGGGGGCTTACTGGACATCAAGCCTATCATAGAAATTACGGATGCCGGAGCACTGCAGGCCATAGAGAAAGTAAGGGGCAGAGGAAAATCCCTAAAACGAATTGTAGAAATTGTGGGAGAACGGGGAAAAGATTTAAAAGAACAGACGATCGGATTGGTACATGGAGACGATAAGAAAACCATTGAGGAAGTAAAGGAAATGCTGAGAGAAAAATACGGCTGCCAAAACTTTCTTGAGAGCTATATAGGATGCGCTATCGGCGCACATACCGGCCCAGGCGTTATCGGTGTAATATTCCTAAGTGAAGAATCACCTTACAAAGAATTAGAAAAAATTCATTAAACTTTATACAAAGCAGAAAGAACGAGTGCGCCTTGGAATCTGGCATGAGTCTTTCTGTTTTGTGTTAATTGCCTCTCATAGAGATAGACTGTACTTCTTGACCCTCATATCATATTCAATAAGGTTTCAGAAGAATTAATAAGTATAAGCATTAATAAAGGACATATTCCATGCCGAATTCTGACCCGGCTGTAATATGTCCCTCTGTGTTATTATTGTACATTACTTGACGGCTCCGCCTTTGCAAGGGTGGACTTGATTGCGTTTACTAAATAATTCTCCGTATATTTACTGTCATTTGAGATCTCGACATCTTTAATATCCGTACCATTGTATAATTGGTCAGCTATTTTTTCAAGGGTGGGTTCAACTAAAGGAAACATAGTGGTAATTGCATCATCAATATTTACAATACGAACGCTATTGATGTGGTCTCTATCTACTATAACTTCAAGATTAAGGGAAGTATCGTTTAGAACGAAGGTTGAGGTATATACTCCCGGTATGTATCTGGCATCCGTTGTTGAATCGGATTTATCGTTGTTTTTGCTTACGAACATAATAACTAATAAGATTATTAATAGTATCCCCAGGCCCGCAAACAGAACTGTATATATGATTTCCTTTAAGTGAAGAACAACTATTTTGGTATTTGCCATGACGCTGCACCATGCCTTTCCTGGTTAATATTTCGCATATTTGACTTAAGAGCCTCCGTAAATCCTTTATATATCTTATTAAATGCAGTAATAAATTATGATTATATTTTGATGGAATAACATGATATAATGAAAGCGCAGAGAGGAACTTGGAGCTTTCTCCAATTTTCCAAAAGGAGCGAAAGAATATAAACGAAAGGACAGAGTCCTTGAGTTTTCAATTTATGTAAATTAGTGTAAGGCAATAAAGAAAGGAAAAGGATAAAGCATGTCATTAAAGTTCATTATGGGACACTCCGGTTCAGGAAAATCCTACAGGCTTTACCATGAAATCATAGAAAAGTCCATGGAGCATCCGGATGCAGGGTATCTGGTTCTGGTGCCGGAACAATTTACACTCCAGACCCAGAAGGATATTGTCACCATGCACCCCCTTAAGGGAACCATGAACATTGATATCTTAAGCTTTATGCGTCTGGCTTACAGGATATTCGATGAAACCGGTAAAGATGAGAGAAAAATACTGGAAGATACGGGTAAAACCATGGTACTTCGCAAATTGGTGGCTAACAAGAAGGAGGAATTAAAGTACTTCTCCCATGATGTGAATAAGCAGGGGTTTACAGAGGAACTGAAATCCCTGATATCTGAAATATGCCAGTACAGCCTGAAGATGGAGGATATCTCCAGGGTAAGCGAAAGCCTTAAGGGTAAAGAGCGGCTAAAGGACAAGCTCCATGACATTAAGGTAATATATGAAGCTTTTCAGGATTATATGGAGAATAACTATATAACGGCTGAAGAGATTCTGGAAGCATTAATTCCCTCCATCGGACGTTCTAAGTTGATTCGAGAGAGTATTATCTGTTTGGATGGCTTTACCGGTTTTACACCTTCCCAGTACCGTTTGCTGACGGAATTAATGAAGTATGCCAAAATGGTAATTGTAACAGTAACAATCGGAAAAGCAGAGTTAAGGGAGAAGGACGAGCCCTACAAACTTTTTCATCTTAGCCGTAAGACCATTGATAAACTCACAAAAATAGCAGCAGAGGAGAATATCCCGGTTGAAGAAACCTTGTTTATGGAGGAGTATTTTAAGGAAAAGGTACCAAGACGCTATCAGAAAAATAATGAGCTTGCCTGCCTGGAAGAAAATATTTTCCGTTATCGTATTCTTCCATTCCAAAAGCCTGTTGAAAATATTTTTCTTTACGGAGCTAAGAATAGGGAAGAGGAGGTAAATTATATTGTCCGCGGTATCAAATCCCTGGTAAGAGAGAAAAATTACCGTTACCAGGATATTGCTGTAGTCACAGGAGATATCACCTCTTATGGCAGGGAACTGCAAAAAGGGTTTGAAAGAGAAGGAATTCCATACTTTTTAGACAGTAAGAGAGATATCCTTGGAAACCCCTTTTCAACTTTGATTCGTAGTGCACTTATGATTGTATATGATAATTTCAGCTATGAGGGAGTCTTTGGATATCTGAGAACAGGATTAACCGGTATCGATAGAGAGGATATTGACCTGTTAGAGAATTATGTGCTTGCACTTGGAATCAGAGGAAAGAAAAGGTGGGAAGAGCCTTTCCTTCGTTTATCCAGAAGGACAAAAGAAGAAGACTTAACCAGGATAAATGCTGCCAGAGAGAAATTCTGTGAGATATTTCTGCCTTTTTATCAGGTAGCAAGTGATAAAAAACTGACGGTAAAGGATTATACCATGGCCTTATATGAGCTTGGAGTTAAGCTCAATGTACCTGGACAGCTCTTGGATTATGCAGAGAATTACTTAAGGGAGAACCGCTTATCGGAAGAGAAAGAATACCGCCAGATATATGCAGGCGTTATTGCCTTATATGATAAGCTGGTAGAGCTCTTAGGAGAGGAAAGGATGCCTATCCGAGAATATTCCCAGGTTCTGGAAGCGGGTTTAAGAGAAGCAAAGGTAGGACTTATACCGCCTGGACTCGATCAGATTGTAATTGGTGATATTGAGAGAACGAGGCTAAAAGACATTAAGGTGTTAATGTTCATGGGAGTAAATGACGGCATTATCCCAAAGAAACCATCGAAGGGTCTTATACTTACAGACAGTGACAGAGAGATACTAGAAGAAAAGGATGTAGAGCTTGCGCCAACAGGAAAGCAGGAAATCTATACGGAAAAGTTCTATCTTTACTTAAATCTTACAAAGCCGAAGGACTATCTCTATATTACATTTAGTAAATTAAGCGAAGATGGGAAGAAAATCCTGCCTGCTTATTTAATCAATG
It includes:
- a CDS encoding DegV family protein, with product MALKIITDSASDVPRSLIEKYDLHVIPTPVVIEEKDYFDGETIFPEEFYNILRSGTDVKTYHINSFMFHKHFEPYAKKGDQVIYLCFSTGIAGTFNAANLAKQELLEEYPDFDLTIIDTKCASLGFGLATEKALKLAANNVDKKTLVEAINFYCSNMEHIFTVETLEYLYKGGRLSRTSAIAGGLLDIKPIIEITDAGALQAIEKVRGRGKSLKRIVEIVGERGKDLKEQTIGLVHGDDKKTIEEVKEMLREKYGCQNFLESYIGCAIGAHTGPGVIGVIFLSEESPYKELEKIH
- the addB gene encoding helicase-exonuclease AddAB subunit AddB, with protein sequence MSLKFIMGHSGSGKSYRLYHEIIEKSMEHPDAGYLVLVPEQFTLQTQKDIVTMHPLKGTMNIDILSFMRLAYRIFDETGKDERKILEDTGKTMVLRKLVANKKEELKYFSHDVNKQGFTEELKSLISEICQYSLKMEDISRVSESLKGKERLKDKLHDIKVIYEAFQDYMENNYITAEEILEALIPSIGRSKLIRESIICLDGFTGFTPSQYRLLTELMKYAKMVIVTVTIGKAELREKDEPYKLFHLSRKTIDKLTKIAAEENIPVEETLFMEEYFKEKVPRRYQKNNELACLEENIFRYRILPFQKPVENIFLYGAKNREEEVNYIVRGIKSLVREKNYRYQDIAVVTGDITSYGRELQKGFEREGIPYFLDSKRDILGNPFSTLIRSALMIVYDNFSYEGVFGYLRTGLTGIDREDIDLLENYVLALGIRGKKRWEEPFLRLSRRTKEEDLTRINAAREKFCEIFLPFYQVASDKKLTVKDYTMALYELGVKLNVPGQLLDYAENYLRENRLSEEKEYRQIYAGVIALYDKLVELLGEERMPIREYSQVLEAGLREAKVGLIPPGLDQIVIGDIERTRLKDIKVLMFMGVNDGIIPKKPSKGLILTDSDREILEEKDVELAPTGKQEIYTEKFYLYLNLTKPKDYLYITFSKLSEDGKKILPAYLINDIQKIFPKLDIAEEEREDVSISEILSIKEGLDYLIEGLRKFPESREDLLWQELFQYYFRTPERQRELSRLIRAVFYIDEEKGLQKEAARQLYGEKLSGSVTRFEKFAECAFAHFAAYGLELSEREQYRISAPDIGNIFHKALELFAREIKDTGYNWHTIPEDVRERLSDACVEEAVKDYGNMIFTSTRRYQAIVRRAKRIVNRTLWAVCKQIERGDFEPEAFELYFSDRSALDTLIIPLGTEESISLTGRIDRLDTYEEVDKLLLRVVDYKSGSTSFDLNSLYYGLQIQLAFYLSAAIELYGKDKKDKEILPAGILYYNMDDPLVERSGNVEESILKALKMNGLVNSDHDMVKHQDKSFETEGEGVRPSVKSEVIPVESNKDGELTKRSQGASTEDIRLLLSHVRNLVGSIGEGILSGSTKAEPYKMGNHTACEYCPYKDVCGFDTKLASFEYKKLKILEKEEILERMRKGGKEDGVDKGTEKGN